In Brevibacterium zhoupengii, the following are encoded in one genomic region:
- the uraD gene encoding 2-oxo-4-hydroxy-4-carboxy-5-ureidoimidazoline decarboxylase has product MDLSEFNQLSTDDARATLRPCLDVDRWIDGVVAARPFSTVEAALEAARTSAAPLTDDEINQAMSHHPRIGEKAKGSSAEAAHSSREQAGLGTLDGDVQERLAAGNAAYEERFDRVFLIRAAGRSPEEILAELQRRMANTDTDELAEVGEQLIQIAALRLEGILA; this is encoded by the coding sequence GTGGACCTAAGCGAGTTCAATCAGCTGTCGACCGACGACGCCCGCGCCACCCTGCGCCCGTGCCTCGACGTCGACCGGTGGATCGACGGGGTCGTCGCCGCACGCCCTTTCTCCACAGTCGAAGCCGCCCTCGAGGCCGCCCGCACCAGCGCCGCCCCACTGACCGATGACGAGATCAACCAGGCCATGTCCCACCATCCCCGGATCGGGGAGAAGGCCAAGGGCTCGTCCGCCGAGGCGGCCCATTCCTCCCGTGAGCAGGCTGGCCTGGGAACCCTCGACGGTGACGTACAGGAACGACTCGCCGCAGGCAACGCCGCCTACGAAGAGCGCTTCGACCGCGTCTTCCTCATCCGCGCAGCCGGTCGCAGCCCCGAGGAGATTCTCGCCGAGCTGCAGCGCCGCATGGCCAACACCGACACCGACGAACTCGCCGAGGTCGGCGAGCAGCTGATCCAGATCGCCGCACTCAGACTCGAAGGAATCCTCGCATGA
- a CDS encoding glycerate kinase, producing the protein MEAPTIVCAPDSFKGSAGAPAAAAALARGARQVFPDSQITDLPFADGGEGTLDALLAVWDTPARSVEVVDALGRPTTALFGISADGKTAVIEAAQANGLPQVSDVALAPERADTYGVGLIARHVLDQGVEEILLCIGGSASTDGGVGIASALGAAFTDASGSPIAPGGGGLTALANVDASGLDPRARKVRWRIAVDVDNPLTGPRGAAAVFGPQKGADAASVAVLDSGLAHLAEVLAGSSAEASSLAATPGFGAAGGIPLALTSLLGAEVVPGSTMVAEAVGLTEALADADIVLTGEGSFDSQSLGGKVVAAVRDYAPASARIIVVAGRVALSPAECREAGITAALSIAPGPADLAELSGRSEELIEATAAHACALVSAGVAGAGAQKN; encoded by the coding sequence ATGGAAGCACCCACGATCGTCTGCGCGCCCGATTCCTTCAAGGGTTCGGCCGGCGCCCCCGCTGCCGCCGCCGCCCTCGCCCGCGGTGCCCGCCAAGTGTTCCCCGACTCGCAGATCACCGACCTGCCCTTCGCCGACGGCGGTGAGGGAACCCTCGATGCCCTGTTGGCCGTGTGGGACACCCCAGCTCGTTCCGTCGAGGTCGTCGATGCCCTGGGCCGCCCGACGACAGCCCTGTTCGGCATCTCCGCCGATGGGAAGACCGCGGTCATCGAGGCAGCTCAGGCCAACGGTCTCCCCCAGGTCTCCGACGTCGCCCTCGCGCCCGAGCGCGCCGATACCTACGGCGTGGGCCTCATCGCCCGCCACGTCCTGGACCAGGGCGTCGAAGAGATCCTGCTGTGCATCGGCGGCTCGGCGAGCACCGATGGCGGCGTCGGCATCGCCTCGGCCCTGGGCGCGGCCTTCACCGACGCTTCGGGCTCACCGATTGCGCCGGGCGGAGGCGGGCTAACGGCTCTGGCCAACGTCGATGCCTCGGGCCTCGATCCACGTGCCCGTAAGGTCCGTTGGCGCATCGCCGTTGACGTCGACAACCCGCTCACCGGCCCCCGCGGTGCCGCCGCGGTCTTCGGTCCGCAGAAGGGCGCCGATGCCGCGTCCGTTGCCGTCCTCGACTCCGGACTGGCCCACCTCGCCGAGGTGCTCGCCGGCTCGTCTGCGGAGGCGTCGTCACTTGCGGCCACGCCGGGCTTCGGTGCCGCCGGCGGAATCCCGCTGGCCCTGACGAGCCTGTTGGGCGCCGAGGTGGTGCCCGGGTCGACGATGGTCGCCGAGGCCGTGGGCCTGACCGAGGCCCTGGCCGACGCCGACATCGTGCTCACGGGCGAAGGATCCTTTGACTCCCAGTCCCTGGGAGGGAAGGTCGTCGCGGCCGTACGCGACTATGCTCCCGCCTCGGCGAGGATCATCGTCGTCGCCGGCCGCGTCGCCCTCAGCCCCGCCGAATGCCGCGAGGCCGGCATCACCGCGGCCCTGTCGATCGCGCCGGGCCCCGCCGACCTCGCCGAGCTCTCCGGCCGCTCCGAAGAGCTCATTGAAGCCACCGCCGCTCACGCGTGCGCGCTCGTGAGCGCGGGCGTCGCGGGCGCGGGCGCGCAGAAGAACTGA